Proteins co-encoded in one Leptospiraceae bacterium genomic window:
- a CDS encoding response regulator transcription factor: protein MKIPMKEKKLVYGVLIGDESFQAAIIGLLKIRPEVGSIIEFSSPEVALKLDSLSQVDFLIIDCRLDGIAFLGQSRVRSLQIPKLILADYNIESKVFDALKYGATGYMLKEEIYSFNKILEILIGNGVYISPTALLQVINYFRKMEMSALNPEHLTERERIVLKEFSEGHAPKQIAENLTISIATVRSHIQNIYRKLEVSNQIQLIQRVKEKGLV from the coding sequence ATGAAAATACCAATGAAAGAAAAAAAGTTAGTGTATGGTGTCCTAATAGGGGATGAGAGTTTTCAGGCTGCCATCATAGGTCTTTTAAAAATAAGACCGGAAGTTGGCAGTATCATTGAATTCTCTTCACCGGAAGTTGCTTTAAAATTAGATTCTCTTTCTCAAGTTGATTTTTTAATCATTGATTGCCGTTTAGATGGAATTGCATTTTTAGGACAGTCTCGAGTAAGAAGTTTGCAAATTCCTAAATTGATTCTAGCGGATTATAATATTGAGTCAAAAGTATTTGATGCTCTGAAATATGGAGCAACAGGTTATATGTTAAAGGAAGAAATTTATTCGTTTAATAAAATTTTGGAAATTCTAATCGGTAATGGAGTCTATATTTCTCCAACAGCACTATTACAAGTTATCAATTATTTTAGGAAAATGGAAATGTCTGCGTTAAATCCCGAACATCTTACGGAACGAGAAAGGATAGTTCTCAAAGAATTTTCGGAAGGACATGCTCCCAAGCAAATTGCAGAGAATTTAACTATTAGCATCGCCACGGTTCGTTCTCATATTCAAAATATTTATCGTAAACTAGAAGTAAGCAATCAAATCCAACTTATCCAAAGAGTAAAAGAAAAAGGTTTGGTTTAA